Proteins found in one Aphelocoma coerulescens isolate FSJ_1873_10779 chromosome 27, UR_Acoe_1.0, whole genome shotgun sequence genomic segment:
- the LOC138099375 gene encoding feather keratin 1-like isoform X2: MSWGCRCTFIHSSPPLNLLGNKVHLQPQDMSCFTPCRPCQPCGPTPLANSCNEPCVQQCQDSTVAIQPSPVVVTLPGPILSSFPQNTAVGSSTSAAVGSILSSQGVPISSGGFGLSGLGSGLCGRRCFPC; encoded by the exons ATGTCTTGGGGCTGCAGATGCACCT TCATCCACTCCTCTCCTCCACTCAATCTCCTTGGGAACAAG GTGCATCTCCAGCCCCAAGACATGTCCTGCTTCACCCCGTGccggccctgccagccctgcggccccaccccgctggccaacagctgcaatGAGCCCTGtgtccagcagtgccaggactcTACCGTGGCCATCCAACcctccccagttgtggtgactctgcccgggcccatcctcagctccttcccacagaacaccGCCGTGGGATCCTCCACCTCAGCTGCCgttggcagcatcctcagctctcAGGGAGTGCCCATCAGCTCTGGGGGCTTTGGCCTCTCAGGCTTGGGCAGTGGCCTCTGCGGCAGAAGGTGCTTCCCCTGCTAA
- the LOC138099375 gene encoding feather keratin 1-like isoform X1 — protein sequence MTVGLGQHRSSIKAVPPAHSLIHSSPPLNLLGNKVHLQPQDMSCFTPCRPCQPCGPTPLANSCNEPCVQQCQDSTVAIQPSPVVVTLPGPILSSFPQNTAVGSSTSAAVGSILSSQGVPISSGGFGLSGLGSGLCGRRCFPC from the exons ATGACTGTGGGCCTggggcagcacaggagcagtaTAAAAGCAGTTCCACCTGCTCACTCTCTCATCCACTCCTCTCCTCCACTCAATCTCCTTGGGAACAAG GTGCATCTCCAGCCCCAAGACATGTCCTGCTTCACCCCGTGccggccctgccagccctgcggccccaccccgctggccaacagctgcaatGAGCCCTGtgtccagcagtgccaggactcTACCGTGGCCATCCAACcctccccagttgtggtgactctgcccgggcccatcctcagctccttcccacagaacaccGCCGTGGGATCCTCCACCTCAGCTGCCgttggcagcatcctcagctctcAGGGAGTGCCCATCAGCTCTGGGGGCTTTGGCCTCTCAGGCTTGGGCAGTGGCCTCTGCGGCAGAAGGTGCTTCCCCTGCTAA
- the LOC138099376 gene encoding feather keratin 1-like has product MSCYTPCRPCQPCGPTPLANSCNEPCVRQCQDSTVIIEPSPVVVTLPGPILSSFPQNTAVGSSTSAAVGSILSSQGVPISSGGFGLSGLGSGLCGRRCFPC; this is encoded by the coding sequence ATGTCCTGCTACACCCCGTGccggccctgccagccctgcggccccaccccgctggccaacagctgcaatGAGCCCTGTGTCCGGCAGTGCCAGGACTCCACCGTCATCATCGAACCCTCTCCTGTGGTGGTGACCCTGCCcgggcccatcctcagctccttcccacagaacaccGCCGTGGGATCCTCCACCTCGGCTGCCgttggcagcatcctcagctctcAGGGAGTGCCCATCAGCTCCGGGGGCTTTGGCCTCTCAGGCTTGGGCAGTGGCCTCTGTGGCAGAAGGTGTTTCCCCTGCTAA
- the LOC138099217 gene encoding feather keratin 1-like gives MSWGCRYTLIHSSCLSLLENKVHLQPQDMSCLTPCRPCQPCGPTPLANSCNEPCVRQCQDSTVIIEPSPVVVTLPGPILSSFPQNTVVGSSTSAAVGSILSSGGVSISSGGFGLSGLGSGLCGMRGLPC, from the exons ATGTCTTGGGGCTGCAGGT ACACTCTCATCCACTCCTCTTGCCTCAGTCTGCTTGAGAACAAG GTGCACCTGCAGCCCCAAGACATGTCCTGCCTCACCCCGTGccggccctgccagccctgcggccccaccccgctggccaacagctgcaatGAGCCCTGTGTCCGGCAGTGCCAGGACTCCACCGTCATCATCGAACCCTCTCCTGTGGTGGTGACCCTGCCcgggcccatcctcagctccttcccacagaacaccgtggtgggatcctccacctcggctgctgttggcagcatcctcagctctggTGGAGTGTCCATCAGCTCCGGGGGCTTTGGCCTCTCAGGCTTGGGCAGTGGCCTCTGTGGCATGAGGGGTCTCCCCTGCTAA
- the LOC138099223 gene encoding feather keratin 1-like → MSCLTPCRPCQPCGPTPLANSCNEPCVRQCQDSTVVIEPSPVVVTLPGPILSSFPQNTAVGSSTSAAVGSILSSGGVPISSGGFGLSGLGSGLCGTRGLPC, encoded by the coding sequence ATGTCCTGCCTCACCCCGTGccggccctgccagccctgtggccccaccccgctggccaacagctgcaatGAGCCCTGTGTCCGGCAGTGCCAGGACTCCACCGTCGTCATCGAACCCTCTCCTGTGGTGGTGACCCTGCCcgggcccatcctcagctccttcccacagaacaccgccgtgggatcctccacctcggctgctgttggcagcatcctcagctctggTGGAGTGCCCATCAGCTCCGGGGGCTTTGGCCTCTCAGGCTTGGGCAGTGGCCTCTGTGGCACGAGGGGCCTCCCCTGCTAA